The following DNA comes from Ignavibacteriales bacterium.
AAGGTTGTTACTTTACAAATTGAAAAGCTCTGACATCAGTAAGAGTTACTCGCAGCGTAAAGAAAAAAAAAGTTGCAATCTGTAACTGAAAGTGCAACTTTTAATTTGCCTGGAAAGAGTTTTGAAACTACGCTATTTAAAAATCGATCTAGCGCGTCTACCAATTCCGCCATCCGGGCATATTTTTAAATCAAAAATAAAGAACGATGCTTTCTAAAACAAAACTTATCTGATTTCTTTTGCCTCATGGCTGCTTGTATCTTTATAGGGAAACCGGTCAATATATTTATAATCACCGTCGCGAAACGCATCAAATTTATCAGGCATATCTTTGATATTTATAATATCGGTTACTACACCTGTGCGACAGTCGGGTGAAACCAATTTTGGATTTCCAAGTTCAAAAATAGATTCTTTGCAGAAATTTGCAGAGACAACATTTCCGCTTGCCGGAGGTGTAAAATCTTCAAGCGGAAGATTTAACTGCTCATAAACATCGTGCATAAAAATTGCCCAGATAGGCAACGCAGCCATTGCACCCTGTCCGTAATTTCCGGTGAATGAAACACGCTGATCATCAAAACCAACCCAAACGCCAGCCGCAAGTTGCGGAGTATATCCAACAAACCATGCATCGGCAAATTCTTGCGTTGTACCGGTTTTTCCAGCTGCCGGTCTGCGGAAATTATAAACACTGCGCGCTGAGGCGCCTGTACCGGCATCAATGGCTGTCTGAAGCATGTTTGTAACAATGTATGCTGTTTCTTCCGGAATCGCTTCGCTTGTATTTGAGGCAAAGTTATCAATCAATCCCCCGTCTTTGTCTTCAATTCTTAAAATGGAAATCGGTTCGTTATAAACTCCATGATTTGCCAGTGTAGCAAAAGCATTTGTTAATTCAAGAGGAGAAACTACAGAAGTACCAAGTGCAATTGATGGGACTAAATCTAATTTCCCTTTTATTCCCATTTTCTCTGCAAATCTTCCAATCTTCCATAGAGGAGCGTGATCTTCAATAATTAATCTTCCGGCCACAATATTGAGTGATTCTCTTAACGCATCCCGTAGTGTTACAAAACCGCTTGTAGATCTGTCAAAATTTTCCGGACTCCAAATTTTTGCTGATCCGTCATTATATGCAAAACGGTCATTCATAATTGGAAATGCGGGATATAGGCCATTATCAATTGCAACCGAATAAACAATCGGTTTAAATGCAGAACCCGGCTGCCGACGTATTTGTGTTACATGATTTAAGCCGTATAAAAATTTTGGGTCCCGCCCACCTACCATGGCTCGTATTTCACCGTTCTTTGGATCCATGGCTACAAACCCGACTTCTATTTTTTTCTCAGCATGTTTGACCGAATCAATAAATGCCGTATCCTTGAGAAGATTTTTATACACCGCGCGTTTCTCTTCTTGACTCGAAGCGGATTTATATTCCAAAGAATTTTTCGCAGCTTTGTCAATCATTTCTGTGAGTATAGAAGAATATTTAGTCCAGCTCCAATGTTTATCAAATTGTTTTTGGAATTCATCCAGATGAATTTTAGCGGCATTATTAGCAATCTTCTGCATGCGGCTATCAAGAGTTGTTATTATGTTTAATCCGTCCTGATAAATATCAAATCCATACTTTGGTGAAAGTTTTCTCATTTGCTGACGGATATACTCAAGAAAATGCGGAGCTAAACCTCCAAGAATTCCTTCTTCAATTCTTTTATAAGAAAGTTTGATCGGTTCAAGTTTCAGTTTCTCGTATTGTGCTTCAGTTAGATATCCTTCATCAACCATGTTATACATAACAAGATTTCTTCTCCGGAACGCGTTATCATATTTATCAAACGGATCATACCTAACATCAGATTTGAGAAGTGAAATTAATACTCCAGCATCAGAAACCGAAAGTTCTTTAACACGTTTATTGAAATAAACCCGAGCCGCCACGCTAAGACCATAAGCTCCGTGCCCGAAGTATGATGTATTAAAATACATCTCTAAAATTTCTCTTTTTGTGTAAGTCTTCTCAATTTGTATCGCGGTTATCCATTCTCTTATTTTTCTAATTACTGCCCCGCGTGTCGATTCTTTTTTAACTTTTAGCTTATATAAATTTTTTGCCAACTGCTGGGTTATTGTACTGGCACCTTCACGCTTGAAGAGAATCACATTTTTGACAATTGCTTTTATAAACCTTTGTAGATCAACACCCCAATGCTTGTAAAAATTTTTATCTTCGGTTGCAATCAATGCGTTAACAACATGAGATGGAATACTATCAATACTAACTTCAACCCTGTTCTCGTTAAAGAATGATCCAATCAATTGACCGTCTCTGGTCCAAACATTGCTTGCGAGTTGTGTACTGGGACTTTCCAAATCTTGCAGTGAAGGCATTCCTTCAAAAATGTATTGCATGAATAAAAAAATTGCAACTACCGCTAATACAGCGAATCCTAACAAATAATATTTTAATGTTTTTTTATTCGGCTTAGTGAGTTTCTTTTTAATAGGTGTTTGTTTGATGTTCATCTTATTCCCAATCAATTATCTCAAATGTTTCAATAAATTTCCCGAAGCATGGCTGGTCTAACCATGAGCCAAGGTTGATGTAATATCCTTCTTTATATTTTTCAAGCGTTCTATTGTGTGAATGACCGAAGATTACGTAATCAAATCCGGAATCTATTTTTGTCTTTGCGGTTTCAAATAGTCCGTCCACTGTTCCATAATTTTTATTAGCCGTATAATCACGGCTTGATTTACTTGTAGCACTTGCAATTTTAATCCCTAGATCGGGATGAACAAGCGAGTATATTTTTTGCAGTGTTTTGTTTCGTAAAATTTTCTTTAAGATTTGGTAACCAAGAT
Coding sequences within:
- a CDS encoding PBP1A family penicillin-binding protein, which translates into the protein MNIKQTPIKKKLTKPNKKTLKYYLLGFAVLAVVAIFLFMQYIFEGMPSLQDLESPSTQLASNVWTRDGQLIGSFFNENRVEVSIDSIPSHVVNALIATEDKNFYKHWGVDLQRFIKAIVKNVILFKREGASTITQQLAKNLYKLKVKKESTRGAVIRKIREWITAIQIEKTYTKREILEMYFNTSYFGHGAYGLSVAARVYFNKRVKELSVSDAGVLISLLKSDVRYDPFDKYDNAFRRRNLVMYNMVDEGYLTEAQYEKLKLEPIKLSYKRIEEGILGGLAPHFLEYIRQQMRKLSPKYGFDIYQDGLNIITTLDSRMQKIANNAAKIHLDEFQKQFDKHWSWTKYSSILTEMIDKAAKNSLEYKSASSQEEKRAVYKNLLKDTAFIDSVKHAEKKIEVGFVAMDPKNGEIRAMVGGRDPKFLYGLNHVTQIRRQPGSAFKPIVYSVAIDNGLYPAFPIMNDRFAYNDGSAKIWSPENFDRSTSGFVTLRDALRESLNIVAGRLIIEDHAPLWKIGRFAEKMGIKGKLDLVPSIALGTSVVSPLELTNAFATLANHGVYNEPISILRIEDKDGGLIDNFASNTSEAIPEETAYIVTNMLQTAIDAGTGASARSVYNFRRPAAGKTGTTQEFADAWFVGYTPQLAAGVWVGFDDQRVSFTGNYGQGAMAALPIWAIFMHDVYEQLNLPLEDFTPPASGNVVSANFCKESIFELGNPKLVSPDCRTGVVTDIINIKDMPDKFDAFRDGDYKYIDRFPYKDTSSHEAKEIR